In Bacillus sp. NP247, one DNA window encodes the following:
- a CDS encoding PTS transporter subunit EIIC codes for MKKEEIMASRITEQLGGVQNIRGIAHCMTRLRLTLHDESKVNMDLLKKVEGVMGVIEDETLQVVVGPGTVNKVAAEMEVLTGLRIGEVADHHLEDIGQEIKSEMKKKNNTPVKNFLRKIGNIFIPLIPGLVASGIINGVANFAKNAGADPNATWLQMLLLIGGGIFTFLGILVGWNTAKEFGGTPVLGAIAGILIFNPAMANVKLFGEAMVPGRGGLFAVIFAAWLMVVVERRVRKAVPNAVDIIVTPLITVLAVSIVTMLAIQPAAGFLSDGITSGINAILNVGGAFAGAVLAGTFLPLVMVGLHHGLTPIHMEFINQTHVTPLLPVLAMAGAGQVGAAIAIYVKTKNKRLRNVIKGGLPVGFLGIGEPLLYGVTLPLGKPFITACLGAAVGGAFQAVMKTASLGIGVSGLSLIPLIADNKYLLYFLGLVIAYTFGFIFTYFFGFKEEMAENI; via the coding sequence ATGAAGAAAGAAGAGATAATGGCCAGTAGGATTACGGAGCAACTTGGGGGAGTACAAAATATTCGTGGCATTGCTCATTGTATGACGAGGTTACGATTAACGCTTCATGATGAAAGTAAAGTGAACATGGACCTTTTGAAAAAGGTTGAAGGCGTTATGGGCGTCATTGAAGATGAAACGCTTCAAGTTGTTGTTGGTCCAGGAACGGTAAATAAAGTAGCAGCTGAAATGGAAGTTTTAACAGGATTACGAATTGGTGAGGTTGCAGATCATCATCTTGAAGATATTGGTCAAGAGATTAAATCAGAGATGAAGAAGAAAAATAATACACCAGTGAAGAACTTTTTACGAAAAATAGGTAACATTTTTATTCCGTTAATACCTGGTCTTGTTGCATCAGGAATTATAAACGGAGTTGCTAACTTCGCGAAAAACGCAGGTGCTGATCCGAATGCTACATGGCTACAAATGTTACTACTTATTGGCGGCGGTATCTTTACATTTTTAGGGATTTTAGTCGGTTGGAATACAGCGAAAGAATTTGGCGGGACACCAGTTCTTGGAGCGATTGCTGGTATTTTAATTTTTAATCCGGCGATGGCAAATGTGAAATTATTTGGTGAAGCAATGGTACCTGGCCGGGGCGGATTGTTTGCAGTTATTTTTGCAGCATGGCTTATGGTAGTAGTTGAGAGACGAGTACGAAAAGCAGTGCCGAATGCAGTAGATATTATTGTAACACCGCTTATTACTGTATTAGCTGTAAGTATAGTAACGATGTTAGCGATCCAGCCAGCAGCGGGATTCTTATCTGATGGTATTACGAGCGGTATTAACGCAATTTTAAATGTTGGCGGAGCATTTGCGGGAGCTGTGCTTGCAGGAACATTTTTACCTCTCGTTATGGTCGGGTTACATCATGGTTTAACACCAATTCATATGGAATTCATTAATCAAACACATGTAACACCTTTATTACCAGTACTCGCAATGGCTGGCGCTGGGCAAGTAGGAGCAGCGATTGCGATTTATGTAAAAACAAAAAATAAACGACTTCGTAATGTGATTAAAGGTGGATTGCCAGTTGGATTTTTAGGAATTGGCGAACCGTTATTATATGGGGTTACATTACCACTTGGGAAACCATTTATTACTGCTTGTTTAGGAGCGGCTGTCGGTGGGGCATTCCAGGCAGTAATGAAAACGGCTTCACTCGGAATCGGTGTATCAGGATTATCTTTAATTCCGTTAATTGCTGATAATAAATATTTATTATATTTCTTAGGGTTAGTGATTGCATATACTTTCGGATTTATCTTTACGTACTTCTTCGGCTTTAAAGAAGAAATGGCAGAAAACATATAG
- a CDS encoding DUF871 domain-containing protein — protein MLGVSIYLSKERVEKQEEWLKMGRENGFLSIFTSLHIPEDDPNTYKELIQILGKQALKYGMELMVDVSPKSLQHLGITYENVEELVEWGITGLRMDYGIAPKEIALVSHKMKVALNASTITESFWKELLAENIRVDRVEAWHNFYPRPETGLAKSFLQKQNQYLQERGIKTMAFIPGDGEKRGPLYEGLPTLEKHRHMRPLEAYLELVQECNVDKVLIGDISGSLESVQEIASASRGIIPVRYESFINESEVLKVVEQVHTNRLDPARDVIRSVESREENKVILQPVNTISRKKGSITIDNELYGRYAGEMQIVINDLPEDERVNVVGMVIEEDVSLLPYVDAGKKFQLFLCDRVKA, from the coding sequence ATGTTAGGAGTTTCAATTTATCTTTCAAAAGAGCGAGTAGAGAAACAAGAAGAATGGTTAAAAATGGGGAGGGAGAACGGTTTTTTATCTATTTTTACATCTCTTCACATTCCAGAAGATGATCCGAATACGTATAAAGAATTAATACAAATACTTGGGAAACAAGCGCTGAAGTATGGAATGGAATTAATGGTCGATGTCTCTCCTAAATCTTTACAGCATTTAGGAATAACGTATGAAAATGTGGAAGAGTTAGTAGAGTGGGGCATTACTGGTTTGCGAATGGATTACGGTATTGCACCAAAAGAAATTGCGCTCGTATCTCATAAAATGAAAGTGGCTTTAAATGCGAGTACGATTACAGAATCATTTTGGAAAGAGTTACTTGCGGAAAATATACGAGTAGATCGTGTAGAAGCGTGGCATAATTTTTACCCGCGTCCAGAAACGGGACTAGCAAAGTCCTTCTTACAAAAACAAAATCAATATTTACAGGAGCGCGGAATAAAAACGATGGCATTTATTCCAGGAGATGGGGAAAAACGTGGCCCGTTATATGAAGGGTTACCGACTTTGGAAAAACATCGACATATGCGCCCGCTTGAGGCGTATTTAGAGCTTGTTCAAGAGTGCAATGTTGATAAAGTGTTAATTGGGGATATAAGCGGAAGTCTCGAAAGTGTACAAGAAATCGCGAGCGCGAGTAGAGGGATTATTCCGGTGCGGTATGAGTCATTTATAAATGAAAGTGAAGTATTAAAAGTGGTAGAGCAAGTGCATACAAATAGATTAGATCCAGCACGTGACGTAATTCGTTCTGTAGAATCGCGAGAAGAAAATAAAGTGATTTTACAGCCAGTGAATACAATTTCAAGAAAGAAAGGCAGTATTACAATCGATAATGAATTGTACGGTAGATATGCTGGAGAGATGCAAATTGTTATAAATGATTTACCTGAAGATGAGAGAGTGAATGTTGTTGGGATGGTGATTGAAGAAGATGTGTCTTTATTGCCTTATGTTGATGCTGGAAAAAAGTTTCAACTTTTTCTGTGCGATAGAGTAAAAGCTTGA
- a CDS encoding DoxX family protein, which produces MNQYIGNLIIRIVLGVTFFAHGLAKFQSGIDNVAGWFTSIGLPGGLAYGVATVELVGGILLIIGLGVRYVGLLFALILAGAIVKVNGAAGLLGDGKNPGYELDLALLSMGAYLFVVKAEGYVDRFLKEKVVKTK; this is translated from the coding sequence ATGAATCAATATATTGGTAATTTAATTATTCGTATCGTGTTAGGAGTTACGTTTTTTGCACACGGTTTAGCAAAGTTTCAATCAGGTATCGATAACGTAGCAGGGTGGTTTACAAGCATCGGCTTACCAGGTGGTCTTGCATACGGCGTAGCAACAGTTGAATTAGTAGGTGGTATATTATTAATCATCGGTTTAGGTGTACGATATGTAGGATTGTTATTCGCTCTTATTTTGGCTGGAGCTATCGTAAAGGTAAATGGAGCAGCAGGGTTATTAGGCGATGGAAAGAATCCAGGATATGAATTAGATCTTGCATTATTATCAATGGGTGCGTATTTATTCGTTGTAAAAGCAGAAGGATATGTAGATCGTTTCTTAAAAGAGAAAGTAGTGAAAACGAAGTAA
- a CDS encoding nuclear transport factor 2 family protein, whose protein sequence is MSKSNLEIIRSTYEGPSSSNAKHLAEALSEKVEWTEAEGFPYGGTYIGIEAIMENVFSRLESEWDDYKASVNTYHEVNGKDVIIAEGMYSGVYKETGKSFEAEFVHIWNLKNGKIIKFKQYVDSYIVREAIKV, encoded by the coding sequence ATGTCTAAATCAAATTTAGAAATTATTCGAAGCACATATGAAGGACCATCTTCTTCAAATGCAAAACATTTAGCAGAAGCTCTCTCTGAAAAAGTAGAATGGACAGAGGCAGAAGGTTTCCCGTACGGCGGAACGTATATAGGTATAGAAGCTATAATGGAAAATGTATTTAGTCGTTTAGAATCAGAATGGGATGATTATAAAGCGAGCGTAAATACGTACCATGAAGTAAACGGAAAAGATGTAATTATTGCTGAAGGTATGTATTCTGGAGTTTATAAAGAAACGGGAAAATCATTTGAAGCAGAATTCGTTCATATATGGAATCTTAAAAATGGAAAAATCATAAAATTCAAGCAATATGTGGATAGTTATATTGTGCGAGAAGCTATTAAGGTTTAA
- a CDS encoding PRK06770 family protein, whose product MKKWIIGTITMIVIAIGAVFGVTKLLNYIEEEEKSLKAQNVMGQQGKKAKEEKQQASEDEIISTMHRMVHQKVKSSEKWGFIEMTNKEIRSAKNAVESSTNFKHKSKLLSTLERWEKGDFSQTVEEHNFLWEIQGGDTGKATERLSPEEEKQYVKEMKGK is encoded by the coding sequence ATGAAAAAATGGATTATAGGGACAATTACAATGATTGTAATTGCGATAGGAGCTGTATTCGGTGTTACTAAACTTCTTAATTATATAGAAGAAGAGGAGAAGAGTCTTAAAGCACAAAATGTAATGGGGCAACAAGGGAAGAAAGCAAAGGAAGAGAAACAACAAGCTAGTGAAGATGAAATTATTTCTACAATGCATAGGATGGTACATCAAAAAGTGAAATCCTCTGAAAAATGGGGATTTATTGAAATGACAAATAAGGAAATTCGTAGTGCGAAAAATGCAGTAGAAAGTAGTACAAATTTTAAACATAAATCAAAGTTACTTTCTACTTTGGAGCGTTGGGAGAAAGGAGACTTTTCACAAACGGTTGAGGAGCATAACTTTTTGTGGGAAATTCAAGGTGGTGATACCGGAAAGGCAACAGAACGTTTATCGCCAGAAGAAGAAAAACAGTATGTGAAAGAAATGAAAGGTAAATAA
- a CDS encoding DMT family transporter, giving the protein MPYFYVFLLLLTSLLWGGNFVVGKSLVDHASPTTLTSLRWMIAIVCLLPLVWFKEKKVIPPRAAIIPLVIMGITGVALFNIFQFLALEKTSATNVGLISTLNAISIALFSVLFLKEKVNTLQILSMILSFFGVILVLLKGNFALLFSLHFNSGDLWMIAAVCIWGIYSVCSKWATKTVTPLMATLYSGIFGFILLLPFSIGNFTVSNINSSFITSLLYTGLVSTVLCMVFWNIGVQKLGATTSGIFLNFNPIFTAILAFIFLGEELTWIQIFGTVIVVTGCYLFSHFKTVAVQPTRTLVRKHS; this is encoded by the coding sequence ATGCCTTATTTTTATGTCTTTTTACTATTATTAACGAGCTTATTATGGGGAGGAAATTTTGTCGTCGGGAAATCACTTGTCGATCATGCGTCTCCGACGACACTGACAAGTTTAAGATGGATGATTGCGATTGTTTGTTTATTACCACTCGTATGGTTTAAAGAGAAGAAAGTTATTCCACCGCGTGCTGCTATAATCCCATTAGTAATTATGGGAATTACAGGCGTCGCTCTTTTCAACATTTTTCAATTTTTAGCACTAGAAAAAACATCCGCAACGAATGTAGGTCTTATTTCTACATTGAACGCTATTTCGATTGCATTATTTTCTGTGCTATTTCTAAAAGAAAAAGTAAATACACTTCAAATTCTTTCTATGATTCTTTCATTTTTCGGGGTCATCCTCGTTCTTTTAAAAGGAAATTTCGCTCTTTTATTTTCACTACATTTTAATAGCGGAGATTTATGGATGATTGCAGCAGTTTGTATTTGGGGCATTTATTCTGTTTGTAGTAAATGGGCGACAAAAACAGTTACACCACTAATGGCGACGTTATATTCTGGCATTTTTGGCTTCATTTTATTGCTTCCATTTAGCATAGGCAACTTCACTGTTTCCAATATTAATTCTTCCTTCATAACATCACTTTTATATACAGGACTCGTTTCAACGGTCCTTTGTATGGTATTTTGGAACATTGGTGTACAGAAATTAGGAGCTACTACATCGGGTATTTTTCTAAATTTCAATCCAATTTTCACAGCTATTTTAGCATTTATTTTCCTCGGAGAAGAACTAACATGGATTCAAATTTTCGGGACAGTTATCGTTGTGACAGGATGTTATTTATTTTCTCATTTCAAAACAGTTGCTGTTCAGCCAACTAGAACTTTAGTGCGAAAGCATTCTTAA
- a CDS encoding Lrp/AsnC family transcriptional regulator: MESSVIKVLDDLDIQILDILQKESQVSNAELARRVNLSPAAMHARIKRLDGEGFIDKQVAILNQGKLGFDLLCFIFMSTNIHQYEKLEVLERELESMPEVLECHCLTGEYDYLLKVANRDRKELEHFIRKLNKLGITRIQTSLALREIKYSTVLPIRNEEPSID, from the coding sequence ATGGAGTCATCTGTTATTAAGGTGTTAGATGATTTGGATATACAAATTTTAGATATACTGCAAAAGGAGTCGCAAGTAAGTAATGCGGAACTTGCACGCCGCGTTAATTTATCACCAGCTGCGATGCATGCACGAATAAAAAGGTTAGATGGGGAAGGGTTTATTGATAAGCAAGTCGCAATTTTAAACCAAGGAAAGCTAGGTTTTGATTTACTTTGCTTCATTTTTATGAGCACGAATATTCATCAGTATGAAAAGCTTGAAGTGCTAGAACGAGAATTAGAATCTATGCCTGAAGTGTTAGAATGTCACTGTTTAACAGGAGAATATGATTATTTATTAAAAGTTGCAAATCGTGATCGTAAGGAACTGGAGCATTTTATTAGAAAGCTGAATAAGCTTGGTATTACACGGATACAGACGAGTTTAGCACTTCGTGAAATTAAATATTCGACGGTATTACCGATACGAAATGAAGAACCAAGCATCGATTAG